A part of Aegilops tauschii subsp. strangulata cultivar AL8/78 chromosome 2, Aet v6.0, whole genome shotgun sequence genomic DNA contains:
- the LOC109773970 gene encoding cytochrome P450 99A2-like, which yields MELSAATLLLSLLSLAILVGFFRRKSTPSRRAPGPRCLPVIGSLHHLLTPQPQVALRDLAKKHGPVMYLRLGQIDALVVSSPAAAKEVLRDKDLKFASRPSILVSEVMGYGQRDVVFAPYGAYWRTLRKICTVELLSERKVRQFAPVRDSETMSLVRNVREAGRGGKPFNLGRLLVSCSNSITGKTAFGQTCSSELQEQFLSAIDVALKLSAGLCVGDLYPSMWFVDVVTGLTGRLWRARRQLDKVLDKIISQSEIRQGDHLLSVLLRISDEGELDFPIDMDNVKAIVMDMFTAGTETTSSISEWVMSELMRSPEVMAKAQAEVRRTFDNKSPQDHEGLVGELHYTKMVIMESMRLNPVVPLLVPHVCRETCDVGGFEVTEGTRVMVNTWALGRNPEYWHEPEEFRPERFEDGTATYKGSRFEYLPFGSGRRNCPGDTFGLAVLELMVARLLYYFDWSLPAGVKPGELDMEMMVAATSKRKNQLHLVATPYKACSF from the exons ATGGAGCTAAGCGCAGCCACTCTACTGCTCTCCCTCCTCTCACTTGCGATTCTCGTGGGCTTTTTTCGCCGCAAATCAACACCAAGTCGGCGAGCTCCAGGACCACGGTGTCTGCCTGTTATCGGGAGCCTCCACCACCTTCTCACGCCGCAGCCACAGGTCGCCCTCCGAGACCTGGCCAAGAAGCATGGCCCAGTGATGTACCTCCGGCTGGGCCAGATCGACGCCCTGGTGGTGTCCTCCCCGGCAGCGGCAAAGGAGGTGCTCCGAGACAAGGATCTCAAATTTGCGTCCCGGCCGAGCATTCTGGTCTCGGAGGTCATGGGCTACGGACAACGCGACGTCGTCTTCGCTCCATACGGCGCGTACTGGCGGACGCTGCGCAAGATTTGCACGGTGGAGCTCCTCAGCGAGCGGAAGGTGAGGCAGTTCGCGCCGGTGAGGGACAGCGAGACCATGTCCCTCGTTAGGAACGTCCGCGAGGCCGGCCGAGGTGGCAAGCCGTTCAACCTCGGCAGGCTGCTCGTGTCCTGCTCCAACTCGATAACCGGGAAGACGGCGTTCGGGCAGACGTGCAGCTCCGAGCTGCAGGAGCAGTTTCTCTCGGCGATAGATGTGGCGCTCAAGCTCAGCGCGGGGCTGTGCGTCGGGGACCTCTACCCGTCGATGTGGTTTGTCGACGTGGTCACCGGGCTGACAGGCCGGCTATGGCGAGCCCGCCGGCAGCTGGACAAGGTCCTGGACAAGATCATCTCTCAGTCCGAGATACGGCAAGGTGATCACCTTCTGAGCGTTTTGCTTAGGATCAGTGACGAGGGGGAGCTTGACTTCCCGATCGACATGGACAACGTCAAGGCAATCGTAATG GATATGTTCACGGCCGGGACAGAGACGACATCGTCAATCTCCGAGTGGGTCATGTCGGAGCTCATGAGGAGCCCGGAGGTGATGGCCAAGGCGCAGGCGGAGGTGCGACGAACGTTCGACAACAAGAGCCCACAAGACCATGAGGGACTCGTAGGGGAGCTGCACTACACAAAGATGGTAATCATGGAGAGCATGAGGCTGAATCCAGTGGTGCCACTGCTGGTTCCCCATGTCTGCCGAGAGACCTGCGACGTCGGCGGATTTGAGGTCACGGAGGGTACCAGGGTGATGGTAAACACGTGGGCGTTGGGTAGGAACCCCGAGTACTGGCATGAGCCTGAGGAGTTCAGGCCCGAGAGGTTTGAGGACGGCACTGCGACCTACAAGGGGTCGCGGTTCGAGTACTTGCCGTTCGGGAGCGGGAGGAGGAACTGCCCCGGCGACACCTTTGGACTGGCCGTTCTGGAGCTCATGGTGGCACGGCTTCTCTACTACTTTGACTGGAGCCTCCCTGCCGGAGTGAAGCCGGGTGAGCTGGACATGGAAATGATGGTTGCCGCAACCTCAAAGAGAAAGAACCAGCTGCACCTAGTGGCGACACCGTACAAGGCATGCAGTTTTTAA